The following nucleotide sequence is from Alkalihalobacillus sp. LMS39.
CTAACTACTGTTCCAATTTCTTCACCTAACACGGCCCGCTTAATATTTCCTTCTTCCATAATTGAGAATACAATGAGCGGTATATTATTGTCCATACATAACGAAGAAGCTGTTGTATCCATCACAGCAAGTCCTTCTTTTAAAACATCTAAATAGGTAATGGATTGATATTTTTTTGCATTTGCATCAACAGACGGGTCAGCGCTGTATACACCATCGACTTTATTTTTAGCCATTAAAATGACTTCCGCTTCTATTTCAGCAGCCCGAAGTGCAGCGGTTGTGTCTGTTGAAAAATATGGATTTCCAGTTCCTGCGGCAAAAATAACAACTCGTTTCTTTTCTAAATGACGAATGGCTCTTCTACGAATATAAGGCTCAGCTACTTGTCTCATTTCAATTGATGTTTGTACACGAGATTGTACATCCAAGTTTTCCAGGCTATCTTGAAGCGCAAGTGAGTTCATGACAGTGGCTAACATTCCCATATAATCGGCTGTTGCACGGTCCATCCCTTTTGCGCTACCAGCCATTCCACGCCAAATATTTCCACCGCCAACAACAACAGCTACTTCCACTTCTAATTCAACAATCTCTTTAATTTGTGATGCAATGGATTGAATGACGACCGGGTCAATTCCGTATCCTAACTCTCCTGCTAACGCTTCTCCACTTAGTTTTAAGACAACTCGATTATATTTCTTGCTCATCGCAACCTCCATTTACCATTCTATGATCCTGATATGTAAGCGAGTTATTTGTATAGTGCTTTTTTAAAAAGAGGGAACACGTTGTGCTCCCTTGTATCCATACACTCATTATTTCTTTACTTGAGACATTACTTCTTCAGCAAAGTTATCTTCACGTTTTTCCATTCCTTCGCCAACTTCATAACGAACAAATGATTTTACTTCTCCGCCTTTGTTTTTAACGTATTTTCCAACCTTTTGATCACCATCTTTAACAAATGGTTGGTCAACTAAACATACTTGTTCGAAAAATTTGCTTAAACGGCCTTCTACCATTTTTTCAACAATGTTTGCTGGTTTTCCTTCGTTTAATGCTTGTTGCTTTAATACTTCACGCTCACGGTCAACTTCGTCACCTGGAACACCATCACGATTGACATAAACAGGTTTGATCGCTGCAATGTGCATCGCTACATCTTTAGCAAGCTCTTCATCAGTATTTCCAGCAATGACTGTTAATACACCAATTCTTCCACCCATGTGGAGGTAAGAACCAAATGCATCGTTATCTGTTTTTTCAACAACTTCAAAACGACGTAATGAAATTTTTTCACCAATTTTTGCAATTTGGCCATTAACGTATTCCTCAACTGACGTTGAACCACCTTGGAAAGGTTGTGCTAAAGCATCTTCAACTGTTGCAGGGTTTTGTTCAAGAACATGTTTCGCTAAGTCAGCTACTAAGTTTTTAAAGTTTTCATTTTTAGCAACAAAATCTGTTTCTGAGTTCACTTCAACAATAACAGCTTTGTTTCCACTTTGTTCAACATAAGAAAGACCTTCTGCTGCAACACGGTCTGCTTTTTTCGCTGCACTTGCAATTCCTTTTTCACGTAAGAAATCAACTGCTTTTTCCATGTCACCATTTGTTTCTGTTAATGCTTTTTTGCAGTCCATCATCCCTGCACCTGTTTTTTCACGTAATTCTTTAACCATACTTGCTGTAACTGCCATTTTTATTTCCTCCTTTAGTTTATATGTATTATTTTCGTGTAAAAAAGAGTGATAAAAGGGCAACCCCCTTTACCACCCTTGTGTGAGCAAATGAAATTATACGTTTGCTTCTTCTTCTGGAGCTTCCTCAACTTGCTGCTCTTCAGCAGAAGTTGCTTCAATGATAGCATCTGCCATTTTTCCAGTAAGAAGCTTCACAGCACGGATTGCATCATCATTACCAGGAATTACATAATCAACTTCGTCTGGATCACAGTTTGTATCAACAATTGCAACGATTGGAATGTTCAATTTACGAGCTTCAGCAATCGCAATACGCTCTTTGCGTGGGTCAATAACAAATAATGCATCAGGAATTGATTTCATGTCTTTAATACCGCCTAAGAATTTCTCTAGACGATCCATTTCCTTTTTAAGAAGAATAACTTCTTTTTTAGGAAGGACATCAAATGTACCATCTTCTTGCATTTTTTCAAGTTGCTTTAATCGAGAAATTCGCTTTTGAATTGTCTCAAAGTTTGTTAATGTACCACCTAACCAACGTTGGTTAATGAAGTAACCACCACAACGAGCTGCTTCCTCTTTAACAGAGTCTTGCGCTTGCTTTTTCGTTCCTACAAAAAGAACTTTTCCGCCATCTTGCGCAATTTCTCTGACAAAATTGTAAGCTTCCTCAACTTTTTTGACTGTTTTTTGTAAGTCAATGATATAAATTCCGTTTCTTTCTGTGAAGATGTAGCGATCCATTTTTGGGTTCCAACGACGAGTTTGATGTCCGAAGTGTACCCCAGCTTCTAGTAATTGTTTCATGGAAATAACTGCCACATCCAACACCTCCTTTTGGTTTTTTTGTCCTCCGCTCTCCTCATCTTTAAGTAAAACTACATTGTAGCACCATTACTTAAATTAGAAAGCGTGTGTGATTTAACACCGTGAATTAATATACCATACTGAAAAAAGGATAGCAAGTAACAAACGACAATTATTGATTAAATTTTAACATTAACTCTACTTCTACTTTACCTAATTGTAGTTTTTTCGCTATTTCTTCCGCTTTCCAACCTTGCTTAGCAAGAGCAAGAACTTTTGCTGTATCCGACTGTTCATAGATTTCTTCTTGTTTCTCTTCCTCAATGACTGGTGGTGTATAACCTTCGTAGCGTGCTTTCGGCGTTGTCGGGACAACGCGAGTCGGAGTCTGTTCCTTATATATATTTTGATTATATGATGGCGTTACCATTTCAGCTTGTCGAGTCGACACCGCTCGTAATTGCTGAGCTAGTTTCTCATTTTCTTCCTTCATCTCTGTCGTATAAGCAATAAGTAGGTCTTCAATTTCTTGTTTTACTTTTTCACTGTCTATTGGCGATTCTTTTGCGTTTAGTTTCTGAATTAACGTAATGATCCATAGAATTGTAAATAAATGAACAATGAAACTTATCGTTAATAAATAGGCTGTCATGTCTTCCCTCCTTTACCCAGAAAAATCAATAAATTGTCCTTTAAAAGGATGAGAAGCCTTTGTTTTTTCAGTTTCTTTTTTCTTTTTGTTTTGCTTTTTCTTTCCATTACCATTAGAGCCTTCCCCGTTATTCGAAGCTTTCGCACTTTCATCTGACTGATTTACTTGTTGTCGTTTGTTATCGGCTTCTTTTTTCGTCTCTTGGCTAATGACATCTTGAGCAACTTGACCTCGCTGTTGTAATTGCTCTTGAATTTTCCCAGCATCTTGTGTTCTAGGAACTCCTATTTGTACTTCTACTGGCCTAATACTCATACGCTCACACCTCTATTTCGAGAATAAAGAGTCCAATAAGTGAACACTACAAAGGAAGAAGTTTAATTTCTCCATCGACCAATGCGAGTTTAACATATTGGTGAGGTGACTTTATTTTTCTGCGATATTTTCCGAACGTAACAGACACATTAGGAAATATCGTCTTTTTCACCGTAAGTGAACCAAACTCATTATCTTCTTTGTTCTCTATCATGTCTTCTAACTCTTCTTTTGCATCCTGTAATGTTTGCTCTGTTTGCACGATTGTATTCCGAACTCGCAACTTCATGATCCGCTCATTCGGAGCCAATACCATTCCTGCCTTTTCTTTCGCCGCAAACGCATCGAGGAGCTTTCCTAACTTTTCTAATTCATCAGACGCCTTTTTCACTGCCTCTTGCAATGTTTTCTCTTTTTCAAGGGTGGATTGGTCAACACCAATAAAAAGGGCTGTTTTTGAATGCATTGAATTGCCAATTTCTACAGCGTGAATACCTTTTCCTGCTGATAATTGTCCCCCGACAATACTTCCTTTTCCTTTTTCACAAAAAATCGTTCCCCCAACAGAACAGCGACTATGTAATATCGCTTGACCGACATGTAAATCCCCACCAACATTTACGTTTGCCTGATTAATAAATGTCGTATGTAAGTCTTGTTCTGCTCTTATATTGCCACTATCCTGCGCAACAATACCAGCTGTCACAAAAATGGAACCACCGGCTTCAAGAATGGCCCCTTCGACCGTCCCATAAATACGAATATCTCCTTTTGCACTGACGGTAAAACCAGTCGGAACATTTCCTCTGATGGTCACATTTCCAACAAAGGAGATATTTCCTGTTTTCATGTTAACGTCACCATTTACTTCGTAATTCGGGTAAACATGAATGAGCTTTTTTTCGACAGATACTTGTCCATCAACTAGTGAAAAAAGCTTGAGCCCATCCTCACTTATTCTCGTATTTTTCCCTGGTCTAATTTGAATATCTTTTCCTGGCTTTTGCTCTATTTTCTCTCCTAGCACATTCATTCCTGGCATTCCAGCGGTTGCTTCTATTTTCTCTCCTACTAAATCCCCTTCAGAAACAATGGGGATGTCAATCACTTGCTTTAAATCAACCGTTTGATTTCCAAGTACTTTTTGTCCCTGGTCTTTTTTAAACTGAACCGGTAGCAGATAGGCTTTTTCCCCGTTTATAGGGGGCTTTCCTTCTGCTACAACGATAGGTAAGTTATTCGTCTGTGGATCTTCAATATAAGATATAACATGGTGTTCCTGTACTCCATAAACTACGCCTTGCTCTTTCAGAAATTCAAGAAGCTGCTCTACTGTCGTCATGTTTTCTGTTTCGAGCTCTTCTTCTCTTCTTGGTTTTTCCACAAGTGTCGCGGTCATCCCGTCTTTTGATATTTGAATTTCATATCGTTCCGATACGTCTACCATTAGCCTCAAACCCTTTCTTGTCCATTCGGCTGCAATAGGTTCAAACAAAAACTATTGCGTGCCTTCTACTTCGATAATGCTTGTTGTAACCTGAACAAGGCTTTAGAGTGGATTTGGGATATTCTAGATGTAGACAACTCCATGACTTGTCCAATTTCTGTTAATGTTAATTCTTCAAAATAGAACAATGTAACGACAAGTTGTTCTTTTTCATTTAAGCATGAAATCACATCAGCAACTTCTTTCTTCATCGCTTCAAACATTATCGATTCTTCTGGTGTTTTTGTTTGAGTATCGACAATCGTTGCTGTATATGTTTCTTCACGCTCAGAATCATTTGTTTGCTCATCCATTGATAATAAATTTGCATGGAAACTCTCAGAGATGATTTGTACGACGTCATCTTCGGATAGTCCTAGTTCCCTTGCAACTTCAGATGCTTGAACGAAACGACCATGTTCTTGCTCTAATTTTTCAATTGTTGCATCGACTTTCTTTGCTTTTTCACGTAAGGACCTTGGTAACCAATCTTCTTTACGTAAACCATCAATGATAGCGCCACGAATTCGGAAAGAAGCATACGTATCAAATTTCAAATCTCTTTTCGTATCAAACTTCTCAAGGGCATCATAGAGCCCAAGCATTCCATGACTCATTAAATCTTCTCTATTAACATTTCGAGGTAATCCGACAGAAATCCTGCTTACATGATAAGTAACAAGAGGCATATAAATACGAATGAGGGAATCCGCTGCTTCCGGACAACGGTCTTCGATCCATTTATCCCAAATCTTTTCTTCCTCGGTGCGTGTCATTGTATTAGCCATCATTTTACCTCCTCATCCTCAAGTAAGTCTTTAATATATTGTGCAGTTGCTTCTTCATCTATTGGTGTATCCATTGAATTTTCTTGTTCTTTTTCTTCCACACTTCCAAAATCTATTGTTGCGCTCGTTTCTTCTAGTGCCGTTTGTTTATTCGTCAAAGTTACATACCCCCAAATAAATCGAAATAGGAACGTGATAAAAAAGAAACCAACTCCAGCCACCGTTGCCCGAATAACAGATGTTTGCATTAAATTTTGTGTGATAGAACTAGTAAAAACAATTATAAAAGCTATGAGAGCGATATAAACGTTTAAAACAATAGAGCCGTACATTATATTTCTTTTACTCCTAGATTTACTGTTCGGACCATTAGCTTTTTCGTTATCGGATTAAACTCAATTGTTCGACCACTGTTCCCTCCAACATCTTCCGCCAAGATGGCAATACTAAGCTGTTCGAGTTGTTTTTTTACCGCTTCTACATTCCGTGGACCTATTCGCATCAAATCTGAAGTTGAAGAAAACTGAAACATTTGCGCTCCACCGGCTATTTTCGACTTTAACAACCTTTTATTTACCCCTTCTCTTTCAAGTCTTGATACAAGTTCAACAATCGCTGTATCTGCATACTTTGCAATATTAACCGTCCCCGCTTTTCCTTGGGTCGAATCCGGCAGCATGATATGAGCCATTCCAGACACATTCGTATAATCATCATAAATGATGACTCCTACACACGATCCTAAACCAGCTGTTCGGATTGTATTCGGAGGTTTAACGATATTCAAATCGGCCATTCCGACTTTAATTATGTTCGTCATCGACATCGACACCCAATGCATTGAAAATTTTCGAAAATGAATCCGGGTCAGGAAGTAAGAAAAAATGGCCATTAGAGTGTTCCGACTTCCTATTTAATTCTGTTATTTCTGTATCAATTACAATGGCATAATCACCAATTTGAGAAAGTTCAATAAGTCCGTAACTTAAGATGGCTCCCGCCATATCAATACTTAATGCTGGCACTGACGGCTGCAAATTTAATTTCGTAAAATCGGAAAGTGCTGATAAATACGATCCTGCCAATATATTTCCAACTTCTTGGAAAGCAGACAATCCGATTTCTTCATACGGTGGGCTTGATAATTGAAATGTATCATCACCTACTAATCTATGAATCAATTGTTCTGCTTCATCAATCGGAACTAAAAAGAACATATTGCCTGGCGCATCACCTTCCAACCGTAAAAAAATCGCAGCTACAACCGTATCGGTTCCTCCAACTAATTCTGTTATTTCTTGAAATGATACAATCCGGACAGAAGGCACTTTCATTTCTATAAATTTATTAAGTAATTTTGATAATGCGGTTGCCGCATTTCCCGCACCAATATTACCTACCTCTTTAAGTACATCTAAATGATAGGGCGTAATTTTTTCGATAAAACTCATTGTTCTCCCCTCACCTTACATTCATAATTTTATCTTATGCAAATGCATTAATTTTCGCTGCGATATCGCCTAAATCAACGACTTCGTCGACATTTTTTGAAAGAATAGCTGCTTTTGGCATTCCAAATACAATCGATGTTTCTTCTGACTCTGCCACTGCATAACAGTTGCCGGCCTTTTTTAACTCATGCAACCCTTCTGTGCCATCTGAGCCCATTCCCGTCATGATGACTGCCATTTTCGTAAGATGAGGGATTGTTGCTACTGATTCATACATAACATCAACAGATGGACGATGCCCACGCCGAACTTCGGATTCATCAAGAACGATAGAAATGGTTGAACCTTTTTTCTCAAGCTTCATGTGTTTCCCCCCAGGAGCTATATAAGCTGTTCCATTTTGCAGTGTATCTTGATGCTCTGCTTCTTTTACTGTAATACTTGATAATGAATTTAATCGAGTCGCTAATGACTTTGTAAATCCAGCTGGCATATGTTGCACAATTAAAATCGGGGCAGCGATATTCGCTTTAATTTGTTTTAACACTTGTTGCAATGCTTTTGGTCCACCTGTTGATGTACCGATTGCAATGATTTTTTGTAATCCTGATTGGAATGTTTCGAGTTGATGTTTCACCGGAGCTATCACTTCGGTTTTCGGTCGATTCTTTACACTATTTGTTTTCGTCAATCGTTTCATATCAATTGTAGAGGCAAGGACGACTTTTTCAATCAACACATTTTTTATTTTGTGTAAATCTAATGAGATTGATCCTGATGTTTTCGTAATAAAATCTACCGCTCCTAAATCCATTGCAAGTAACGTGTTTTCAGCTCCCGCTTTCGTTGTACTACTGACCATAACAACAGGTAGCGGATTTTTCCCCATAATTTCCTTTAACGTTGCTAACCCATCCATAACAGGCATTTCGACATCGAGAGTAATGACATCTGGTTGATGTTCCGCTATTTTCTTTAAAGCGTCCGCTCCATTACGGGCGGTCGCTACAACTGTAATTCTTGAATCCTCTTCTAACAAATCTGAGATCAGCTTTCTCATAAATGCAGAATCATCTACAACAAGTACTTTTATTGCTTTTGTCACATGCATCCCCTAACTTTCTGTAGTCCGTATTCGTTCTGTTTATGTTATAAAGTATAGGAAAGACTTTCTAATTACCCTTTTGCAAGAAGACCTTTTAATTTAGAAATAAATGACGGAAACAATACCGCTTCTTTTTTTGTCCGTTTACCGATATAGGAAGCAACGATATTTGTAATGGCTTGGCTTGGTTTTGAGCGTGGGTCAAACAACAAAAATGGTTGCTGGTGTTTGACAGCTTTCACCACAACTTTATCATTTGGAATCGTACCAAGAACGGAAATATCTTTTTGCAAAAACTGTTTTGCCACTCGTTTTAAATTCTCAGCGGTACTTTCCCCTTCGCTATTTGTTTCGGCTCGATTGACAAGGAGCGAACAAGGCATAGATTCATCTTGCAGATGCATAAACTTAAGCATGGCATACGCATCAGTAATCGATGTTGGTTCTGGTGTTGTCACTATAATGGCTTCATTTGCCGCTAAAATGTATTGAATGCTATCTTCTGATACACCAGCACCCATATCAAAAAGGATATAGTCGTATTTTTTATAAAGCCCTTCAAGTTGTGAAATAAATCGTTCATACTTTTCCGGTGTTAGTTTAAATAATTTTGTAAAACCTGATCCTCCAGATACAAACGAAATGTTTTCTGGACCTGTTTCGATAATGTCCCAAATAGTCAATTCATTTTCAATCATATCGACGATGTTATAACGAGAAGAAACACCCATTAAAATATCGACATTAGCCATCCCAATATCTAAGTCAAACAACACTACTTTTTTTCCTGCTTTCGCTAATGCAATGGAGAAATTTAATGAAAAGTTTGATTTTCCTACTCCACCTTTGCCACTTACAATGGAAATTACTTTTGTGTCTTCTATGTCAGTGCTATCCATTAGTTTTCTTAAGCTTTGTGCTTGATCAGTCATGTTCATTTCCCTCTAGTATGGCATTTATAATTGTGTCTGAATCAGCTTCCACAATGTCATCAGGTACATTTTGACCTGTCGTTATATAAGCAACACCGACATGATAATCGTGCATCATATTCAACATTGCTCCATAATAAGACGTCTCATCTTTCTTTGTAAAAATCAATTTTTGAATAGAAATTAATGAGAATTGCTCGAAAATTGATTTCATATCCTTATATTTCGAGGTGAGTGCTAGTACTAAATATGTCTCCATCTCATCATTAAAATCAATAATTTTACGAATTTCTTCGACATATAAGGAATTTCTAAAATTGCGACCCGCACTATCAACCAACACTAAATCGTAGGATGAAAATTGTTCTTTTGCTTTTCGAAAATCCTCAATGGAATAAGCTACTTCAAAAGGAATATTTAATATTTTCGAGTAGGTTTTCAATTGCTCTACCGCTGCAATACGATACGTATCGGTCGTAATCAAAGCTACTTTCTTATGCTTCTTTAAGACGCTATGTGCCGCTATTTTAGCTATCGTTGTTGTTTTTCCTACTCCTGTTGGTCCTACAATATTAATATATTTTTTACTGAAATCGATACCACCCATATCAACATCGGCTACCATCGCTTCAAGATAAGCTTTTACCTCTTTTGCAATATCCATCTGTTCTGATTCTTCTTTTTCTGTTGAATACCACTTTTTTAGTAAATGTTTCATTAGTTCTAATCGAATCGACTTATTCACTTCTTGTTCAAGTAATTGGTCTTCAATTTGTTGAAACGGTTCTGGATACTCTTTTTCTGATGGCTGCTGTTGATTGCTTATTGTATGAACCATCGTTTTTAATTGTTGTATTTCTTTCATGAGCTGTTCCTGGTCTTGACTTGGCTTTAGTTTTTCAATTCTTTCTTTTGAAAACACCGGTTCGATTTCTTGTTTCACCATTTTTGGTTGGACCGGTTTAGGAGTTGGGCGTTTGACTTGCGGCATCTGATCGATAGCCGCAATCACCTCAATGCTTTTTTTTGTAAAAAAGCCAAACAATCCCCCTGTTTCCACTTCTTTCGAATTTAAAATAACCGCATCATGCCCTAATTCAGCTCGGATTTGTTTCATTGCTTCTGGCATAGAAGCTGCTGTAAATTTCTTTACCTTCATTCCACATTCACCACCCCTACACTTTGAACCTCAATCGATGGGTCCAGTTCGTTATATGAAAGAATTGGAACTGTAGGCAATACTCTTTCCGTCAATTGTCTCACATACATTCGAACTGCTGGTGAGCATAACAGAATTGGGATTTGTCCCATTTGCGATAAACGTTCCATTTCATTTGATATTGATTGAAGGATAAGCTGAGAATCGTTTGGATCCATTGATAAGTAATTCCCATGCTCTGTTTGTTGAACCGCATCGGCAATTCGCTTTTCAGCCACTCCACTTAATGTCACAACATATAACGGTTCACTTGGTGACGCATATTGCTTTGAAATTTGTCTTGCTAATGCTTGTCTCACATATTCTGTGACAAGGTCCATGTCTTTTGTCATTTGACCATAATCAGCTAACGTTTCAAAAATAACTGGCAAATTACGAATCGACACATTTTCTTTTAATAAATTTGCAAGGACTTTTTGAATTTCTCCAATGGACAGTGGATTTGGTGTAACATCTTCCACTAATGTAGGATACGATTCTTTTAAATGGTCAACGAGCTGTTTCGTTTCTTGTCGACCTAATAATTCAAAGGCGTGCTTTTTAATTGTTTCTGTTAGATGGGTTGATACAACAGATGGCGGGTCAACAACGGTATAGCCAGATAACTCCGCTTGTTCTTTCATATCTTCCCCAATCCATATGGCTGGTAATCCAAAAGCCGGCTCATACGTATCAATACCAACGATCGATTCATCATCAATTCCTGGACTCATCGCCATATAATGGTCGAGTAACAACTCTCCTTTTGCGATTTCATTTCCTTTAATTTTTATCGTGTATTCATTCGGCTGTAATTGAATATTGTCTCGAATCCGAATAACAGGAACAACCATTCCTAGTTCAAGTGCAAGCTGTCGGCGAATCATAACAACACGGTCTAATAAGTCTCCACCTTGATTTGCATCTGCTAGCGGAATTAATCCATACCCAAACTCAAACTCAATCGGGTCGATTTGCAGTAAATTAATGACACTTTCCGGAGACCTTAATTCGTCCTTATCATCAGATTCTTCTGTTGCCGTATCTTCGGTTATCAGTTGTTTTTTCTCTGTTCGTCCCATACTCCAGGCCGCATATAAAATCAATAATGCGATTGGAAATGTAACAAGAGGAGTAATCGGCGTAGCCACTCCTAGGAAGACGATTGTTCCACCAGCTACATATAACATTTTAGGATACGCTAATAATTGTTTTGTAATATCATGCCCAAGATTTCCTTCAGATGCTGCACGTGTTACGATAATCCCTGTGGCAGTTGAGATTAATAGAGCTGGAATTTGACTGACAAGTCCATCCCCTACTGTTAGAAGTGTATAGGTCGTTGCTGCATCACCCATAGACATGCCTTGTTGCATCATTCCGATAATTAAACCAAACAAAAGGTTAATCATAACAATAACAATACCGGCAATGGCATCTCCTTTTACGAATTTACTCGCACCATCCATCGCTCCGTAAAAGTCTGCTTCTTTTTCAATTTTTTCACGGCGTTCCTTTGCTTCGATATCCGAAATCATCCCAGCATTTAAATCGGCATCGATACTCATTTGTTTACCAGGCATTGCATCTAATGTAAAACGCGCTCCTACTTCGGATACACGTTCTGATCCTTTTGTAATAACAATAAATTGAATAATAATTAGAATTAAGAAAACAACAAATCCGACGAGTGCATTCCCTCCAACAACGAAGGAACCAAATGTATCAATAACATTTCCCGCTTCCGCATTTCCTAAAATCGAACGTGTCGTTGAAACATTCAGTCCAAGTCGAAATAATGTAACAAGTAATAACAATGTTGGGAAGATCGAGAACTGTAACGGTTCCCTCGTATTCATCGCAACAAGGATAATCAATAAAGCTAACGAGATATTAATGATTATCAAAAAGTCGAGCATTAACGGTGGAAGTGGAATTATCAACATTATGATGATAAGTATAACTCCTAATAAAACCGACAAATCTCTAATAGGCACTAGAACCTCTCTCCTCTTCTAACCAGCTTTTTCCATTAAACTTCTTTGTTTTTTAGTCGATACACATAAGCGAGGACCTCTGCAACAGCTTTAAACAAATCCTCTGGTACGACTGAGCCTATCTCCGCTTGAGAATAAAGAGCTCTAGCTAATGGGCGGTTTTCTACTGTAACAACTTGATTTTCTTTTGCAATTGTCTTTATTTTTAAAGCTACATAGTCTACACCTTTGGCAACAACAACAGGAGCGTCCATTTTTTCTCCATCATAACGAAGGGCGACAGCAAAGTGAGTAGGGTTTGTAATGACAACATCTGCATTAGGAACTTCTTGCATCATCCTTGACATCGCCATTTCCATTTGCTTTTGTCTTCGTTTCGATTTAATCCGTGGATCTCCGTCCATGTTTTTTCGTTCATCTTTTACATCTTGCTTTGACATACGAATTTGTTTTTCATGGTCATAACGTTGATATAAATAATCTGGAATCGCTAAAATCAATAATAGAATGGCGACGGCAACTCCCATTGTCGCTGCAAGCTGGGCAATCACAGAAAACGCATCACCCACTGATTTTTGCGATAATATCATGACTTTATCTAAATTAATCCACAAAATTGTAAATACAACTGTTCCAACAAGTGAGATTTTCAACATGGATTTCAAAAACTCAACTAATGCTCGCGCTGAAAAAATCCGCTTTGCACCTTGGATTGGATTAAGTTTTGATAATTTCATTTTGATTGCTTCAGGAGCAAATAATACACCGACTTGAATATAACTACTAATCACACCACCTAACATAGCGATGACCAAAAT
It contains:
- the flhB gene encoding flagellar biosynthesis protein FlhB yields the protein MSFIKMDLQYFAQEKTEKATAKKREDTRKKGQVPKSTDINTALILLIVFLFLWLFGGRLGEKLFQLLTHTFTQYLLMEITEQSVQSLFMELTVETVGVVLPILVIAMLGGVISSYIQVGVLFAPEAIKMKLSKLNPIQGAKRIFSARALVEFLKSMLKISLVGTVVFTILWINLDKVMILSQKSVGDAFSVIAQLAATMGVAVAILLLILAIPDYLYQRYDHEKQIRMSKQDVKDERKNMDGDPRIKSKRRQKQMEMAMSRMMQEVPNADVVITNPTHFAVALRYDGEKMDAPVVVAKGVDYVALKIKTIAKENQVVTVENRPLARALYSQAEIGSVVPEDLFKAVAEVLAYVYRLKNKEV
- the flhF gene encoding flagellar biosynthesis protein FlhF, which translates into the protein MKVKKFTAASMPEAMKQIRAELGHDAVILNSKEVETGGLFGFFTKKSIEVIAAIDQMPQVKRPTPKPVQPKMVKQEIEPVFSKERIEKLKPSQDQEQLMKEIQQLKTMVHTISNQQQPSEKEYPEPFQQIEDQLLEQEVNKSIRLELMKHLLKKWYSTEKEESEQMDIAKEVKAYLEAMVADVDMGGIDFSKKYINIVGPTGVGKTTTIAKIAAHSVLKKHKKVALITTDTYRIAAVEQLKTYSKILNIPFEVAYSIEDFRKAKEQFSSYDLVLVDSAGRNFRNSLYVEEIRKIIDFNDEMETYLVLALTSKYKDMKSIFEQFSLISIQKLIFTKKDETSYYGAMLNMMHDYHVGVAYITTGQNVPDDIVEADSDTIINAILEGNEHD
- a CDS encoding MinD/ParA family protein, which gives rise to MTDQAQSLRKLMDSTDIEDTKVISIVSGKGGVGKSNFSLNFSIALAKAGKKVVLFDLDIGMANVDILMGVSSRYNIVDMIENELTIWDIIETGPENISFVSGGSGFTKLFKLTPEKYERFISQLEGLYKKYDYILFDMGAGVSEDSIQYILAANEAIIVTTPEPTSITDAYAMLKFMHLQDESMPCSLLVNRAETNSEGESTAENLKRVAKQFLQKDISVLGTIPNDKVVVKAVKHQQPFLLFDPRSKPSQAITNIVASYIGKRTKKEAVLFPSFISKLKGLLAKG
- a CDS encoding chemotaxis response regulator protein-glutamate methylesterase; the protein is MRKLISDLLEEDSRITVVATARNGADALKKIAEHQPDVITLDVEMPVMDGLATLKEIMGKNPLPVVMVSSTTKAGAENTLLAMDLGAVDFITKTSGSISLDLHKIKNVLIEKVVLASTIDMKRLTKTNSVKNRPKTEVIAPVKHQLETFQSGLQKIIAIGTSTGGPKALQQVLKQIKANIAAPILIVQHMPAGFTKSLATRLNSLSSITVKEAEHQDTLQNGTAYIAPGGKHMKLEKKGSTISIVLDESEVRRGHRPSVDVMYESVATIPHLTKMAVIMTGMGSDGTEGLHELKKAGNCYAVAESEETSIVFGMPKAAILSKNVDEVVDLGDIAAKINAFA
- the flhA gene encoding flagellar biosynthesis protein FlhA — its product is MPIRDLSVLLGVILIIIMLIIPLPPLMLDFLIIINISLALLIILVAMNTREPLQFSIFPTLLLLVTLFRLGLNVSTTRSILGNAEAGNVIDTFGSFVVGGNALVGFVVFLILIIIQFIVITKGSERVSEVGARFTLDAMPGKQMSIDADLNAGMISDIEAKERREKIEKEADFYGAMDGASKFVKGDAIAGIVIVMINLLFGLIIGMMQQGMSMGDAATTYTLLTVGDGLVSQIPALLISTATGIIVTRAASEGNLGHDITKQLLAYPKMLYVAGGTIVFLGVATPITPLVTFPIALLILYAAWSMGRTEKKQLITEDTATEESDDKDELRSPESVINLLQIDPIEFEFGYGLIPLADANQGGDLLDRVVMIRRQLALELGMVVPVIRIRDNIQLQPNEYTIKIKGNEIAKGELLLDHYMAMSPGIDDESIVGIDTYEPAFGLPAIWIGEDMKEQAELSGYTVVDPPSVVSTHLTETIKKHAFELLGRQETKQLVDHLKESYPTLVEDVTPNPLSIGEIQKVLANLLKENVSIRNLPVIFETLADYGQMTKDMDLVTEYVRQALARQISKQYASPSEPLYVVTLSGVAEKRIADAVQQTEHGNYLSMDPNDSQLILQSISNEMERLSQMGQIPILLCSPAVRMYVRQLTERVLPTVPILSYNELDPSIEVQSVGVVNVE